TTTGACTCTTCAGACTTGTTTTTAGTAGATTTTAACTCCTCTTTAGCTGCATTTGATTTATCTATAAGTGTGCCGAGGTCTTTAAGAGTTTTTGTAATTTTTTTATTATTTATTTCTTGAATCGCCCTAGTCTCTTCAGAGTATTTTTTTAGAGTTTCAAGCTTGTTTTTTAGACTATCTTCTTTATTTAATGCTTGTGCTTCAAGATCGTTTATACGTTTTTCTAGCCTAGATATTCGCTCATTAATGCCATCCATAATACTTTGCAGACCTTCAATTCTCTCTTGTGCCCCACTTAAACTAGATTCTACATCGCCCATGTTTCTGCTTAAATTTTCTACATTCTGCTTATTTTTAAGCAGAACTTTTTCACTATCAGTTAAACCGTAAGGGTTTTTACTATCTAAATTACCGGCATCAAATACTGAAATTTCAGCAGAGTATAAAAAAGCGACTCCAAAAGATAGAGTCGCTAATTTTTTTAAATTTATCATATGTTATTATGGAAGAACTTTGAATTCGGCACGTCTATTTTGTGCATCGCAAGCTTTTGTTTTATCTGTACAAACAGGATTGCTCTCTCCATAACTAACAACAGTAATTCTATCAGCAGCAATACCTTGTTTTACAAGAGCGTCTTTTGTAGCCTTCGCTCTTTTTAGACCAAGAGCATAGTTATACTCATCACTTCCCCAC
This Campylobacter sp. RM16192 DNA region includes the following protein-coding sequences:
- a CDS encoding tetratricopeptide repeat protein, translating into MINLKKLATLSFGVAFLYSAEISVFDAGNLDSKNPYGLTDSEKVLLKNKQNVENLSRNMGDVESSLSGAQERIEGLQSIMDGINERISRLEKRINDLEAQALNKEDSLKNKLETLKKYSEETRAIQEINNKKITKTLKDLGTLIDKSNAAKEELKSTKNKSEESNKQVSADFTRQKIQDVAADAKKLFDEGKLDKAKDRYEFLITKGHKPAAANFYLGEISYKQKAYNNAIKYYQQSITLYDKADYIPKLLYHTAISFDKINDTQSANRFYKALKLGYPESKEAKASPDR